The Halomonas binhaiensis nucleotide sequence GCCGAGAGTGACGCCAAAGCGAACCTCACCGGGGTGTTCCTTGGCATAGTCGACGAATTCCTGATAGGTGGAGTAAGGGGCATCCCCCTTGACGGTCAGGTATTGAGGTGACTGGGTGACCGCGGCAATCGGAGTGAAGTCATCCCAATTGTTGGGTGTCAGTCCGGTATGGTGGGCCACCATGAGCCCTTCGTGAACTTGCCCGACAGTGTAGCCATCGGCATCGCGTTTGGTGAGTTCCTTCAGGCCAGTGGTACCACTGACGCCGGGCATGTTGATGACGGGCATCGGTTGGCCGAGGTAGGTTTCGGCGTAGTTGGCCACCAGGCGCATCAAGGTATCGCTGCCGCCTCCCGGTGACCAGGGAACGATGAATTCCACCGCTTTGTCGGGATAGGCCTCATCTGCGGCCATGGCTGCCGTCGAGGCACCCAGACTCAGGCTGGTGAGGAACATGGCCAGGGTCGTTTTATAGTGACGCTTCATCTTGATTATCCTTGTTTTACAGAGGATTTAATGGATGGAGTGACGGAGTTTCACCATCAACCGGCAATCAGGGCAGCAATTGCCGGCACGGTGCTGGCTGGCGAGTCATTCCTGTAGTGATCATCTCCACCGTGATCATCCCCACCGTGATCAGCCCAACAGCAGGGCGCCATAGGTGAGGCCGAAGCCAACGACCAGGGCGGGGTGCACTTTTGTTTTCATGAGAAGCAGGGCCGCAACGGCGGCAATGATCAGGGTGTGGATGAATCCCGAAGTGGCCAGGCTTTCCTCCAGGAAGTTCCAGGTCAGGTAGGCCATCAGAATCATGACGACCGGCCGCACCCATTGGCTCATGGACTTGACCTTCACCGAGTCGCGATAGCGATAAAGAACGCCGAGGGCGACGATCATGAGAATCAACGATGGTGCCACTGTCGCGAAGATGGCAATGGCAGCGCCACCGATGCCGGCGACGTCATAACCGATATATCCCGCGATCTTGGTGGCAATAGGACTGGGCAGGGCGTTGCCCAAGGCCAGGGTTTCAGCGAACTGCGGATGCGTCATCCACCCATAGGTGGCAACGACTTCGTTCTCGATCAGCGGAATGATGGCAGGACCGCCACCATAACCGATGATATTGGGAATGAAGAAAGCCAGAAATAGCTGCCAGTAGATCATTGCGCCCGCTCCTTGGCTTTCGCTTCACTTCCGCTGCCTGATTTCACCTTGCCTTCCCATGGCAGCTTTTCTGGTCTCAACAGCGCCGCGATGAGCAGAATCCCGATGACCAATCCAGGGTGCAGGCCCAGGCCATAGATCAGGCCTCCGGCTACCAGGCCAATGATGAGTGTCATCATCCAGCCAAGACTGACCCGTGACTTGTTGAAGAAGTCCAGAGTGAGCTGGACCATCATTATCATCACCACTGGAATCACCCCTTGGCCCATACCGCGGACCCAGGACTGATCACCATAGCGGCGATACAGCCCCAGCAGGGCGATCATGGTCAGTGCCAGGGGGACCGTGACGGCCACAACGGCGTTGATGGCACCCAATGTGCCGCCGACGCGATAACCGATGTAGCCGGCCATCTTGGTCGCGATGGGCCCAGGCAGGGTGTTACCGATGGCCAGAACGTCGGCGAAGTCGCCGTCATCCATCCATTGGTAGCGTTTCACCGCCTCCTGATGGACCAGCGGGATCATCGAGGGCCCTCCACCGAAACCAAAGATGCCGATGCGGAAAAAGGCCAGGAACAACTGGATTTGTACGCTCATGCTCAATCCCGCAACTAGAGAACGGCAATGGCGGCATCGGTGCGAGGCTCTGTTCCACCGCAATAAATACCGGTTTCAGGATCTCGCAGAATGACCTGGCCGCGCCCATAGCTGCGACTGTCGTGCGCTACCTGCATGTTGTGACCGCGTGCTGACATGGCGCGCACCAGTGCAGTCGGATAGCCGTGCTCAATGCCGATGGTCTTGTCGCCCATCCATTGCCAGCGGGGAGCATCCAAGGCCGCCTGGGGGTTGAGGCCGAAGTCGACCAGGTTCATGACGACCTGGACATGGCCCTGAGGCTGCATGAAGCCACCCATCACGCCAAAGGGCCCCAGAGCCTTGCCGCCACGCGTGAGGAAACCAGGAATGATGGTGTGGAAGGTTTTCTTGCCCGGCTGCAGTACGTTGTCGTGAGCTTCATCGAGGCTGAAGTCATGACCGCGGTTCTGCAGCGCAATACCGGTACCGGGGACCACGATGCCGGAGCCGAAGCCGTGGTAGTTGCTCTGGATGAAGGACACCATGTTGCCGTCACTATCGGCAGTGGCCAGATACACGGTACCTCCAGCCGCGGGTTTGCCGGGTTCGGGCGTGATGGCGGTTTCACCGATCAGCGCACGCCGCTCTTCCGTGTAACGCTCAGAGAGCAGCTGCTCGACGGAATACGTCATGTGGTCCGCTTGCGTGATATGGGCCTTGCCATCGGTATAGGCCAGCTTCATGGCTTCGAGCTGATGATGCAGCAATTCAGGATCATCACGATGGGACGGAGGGAAGCCATCCAGCAGGCGCAGGGCCATCAGTGCTACCAGCCCCTGGCCGTTGGGGGGAATTTCCCACACATCGACATCGCGGTAACGAGCGTTGATCGGGGTCACCCATTCAGGCTGATAGGCAGCCAGGTCTTCCTTGCGCAGGTAGCCTCCGGTCTGGCGCGAGAATGCATCGATCTTCTCGGCCAGCTCACCACGATAGAAGCTTTCTGCCTGGGTAGCGGCGATTGCTTCCAGTGTCTTGGCCTGATCCTCGCACCGGAACCATTCTCCTGCCTGGGGCGCTGTGCCTTCGATGGTGAAGGTATCGAACCATGGGGCGGTGGCAGGGCCCTGTTCCAGTTGGCGCTTGAAGGTTTCGGTGTCTCGCTGCCAGAGGCTGGCAATGACGGGCGAGACGGGAAAGCCCTCCCGGGCGAGACGAATGGCAGGCTTGAGCAGGCTGGCAAAATCGAGCTTGCCGAAGCGGCGTGAAAGCTCCGCCCAGGCGGATGGTGTTCCAGGTACGGTGACGGGTGTCCAACCATGCAGTGGCATCTGTTCATGGCCGGCTGCGCGTACAGCATCCCGGGTCAATGCCTGAGGGGCAACGCCACTGGCATTGAGCCCATGCAATTCCCCATTGCCCTGATTGTCGGAAGCGATCCACACCAGGGCGAAAGCATCGCCGCCAATGCCACAGCCCGTAGGTTCGACGATGGTAAGTGCTGCCGCCGTGGCGATGGCAGCATCCACTGCATTGCCGCCCTGGGCCAGAATATCCCGTCCGATCTGGGCCGCCTGTGGCTGGGAAGCCGCTACCATGCCGTGCCGCGAATAGGTCGGGCTGCGCCGGGAGGGGTAGGGAGTGGCGTCAGGATAGGGATGTCGAGATGGTGATGTCATGGTGACTCCTTGTCATGAGGGAATCGGTTGAATTTGAAAATATCGATTTTATCTGCCGGGATCGGGCCGTTGTTCTAGCGTTCGCTCTAGCGTTCGTTCCGGAGCTCGTTCCGAAGTTCGTTGCGGATGCGATGGCTTGCGTTCATGGCCGAGGCCCAGGCCGGTGATGACAAACAACAGGGAAAAGATGATCGCGCCATAACAGAGAATGGCATATGGCAAGAACTCGGCAGTGGCCACGCCCAGAGTGGCGGCGGTGAAGGCGCCGGTGACACCCCATGGCACCAGAGGCGAAAGGGTGGTGCCGGTATCTTCCAGAATGCGTGACAGGTTCTTGGCAGGTGTGCCGGTGTTTTCCACCAGGGGACGCAGCAGCGGCCCCAGCAGCGAAAAGGTCACGTAGTAGCTGCCGGTCAGCAGGAACGCCAGGCTGTGCAGACCCATGGCGCTACCCAGAACCTGGCGCCGACTCGCGTGCTTGCGGTTGAGCATGGCGATAGCGGCATCCAGCGTGCCAGCACTCTTGAAGGGAGCCCCCAGCAATGCCGCGGCAATCAGCACGGCAACGGTAGACATCATCGCCTGCAGGCCGCCCCGTGAGAGCATTTCATCCACCATGGCAACGCCTGTTTTGGCGTTATAGCCACTGTCCATGGCCTGGCCGATATCTGCCAAGGTGGCGCCTTGCAGCACGACAGCGATAACGGCGGCACTGAGAATGCCGATGACGAAGGCTGGCAGTACCGGCTTCTTCAGCAGAATGCAGCCGAATACTACCAATGGAGGCAGAAATGTCAGCGGGTTGGCGCTGAAGTGTTCCCCCAGGGTCGCAATGATGATCTGGGTCTGTTCCGGTGTGCCTGTGGCCGATACCGAAACGCCATGCCCCAACCAGGCGTATACCGCAAGGGCGATCAAGTAGGCCGGCAGGGTGGAATACAGCATGTGGCGGATATGCGAAGCGATATTGACGCCACATACAGCGGAGGCCATCACCGTGGTATCGGACAGTGGCGAGAGCTTGTCGCCGAAGAAGGTACCGGTGATGATGGCACCAGCGGCATAGGCAGGGGGAATGCCGATTCCCTGGGCGACGCCCATCAGGGCGATGCCGATGGTGCTCAGCGTTCCCCAGGAGGTACCCGCCATGACTGACATCAGTGAGCAGGACAGGCAAGCGGCGACCAGGAACCATGCCGGGGAGAGGGACTCCAGGCCCAATGTGACCATGGCGGGGATGGTGCCTGACAGAATCCATACGCCAACCATCATGCCCACGCACATCAGAATCAGGATGGGGATCAGCATGGCCTGGATGCCGCTGAGCAGGTCCTTTTCCAGGCGCGACCAGGGAATGCCCCAGAGCAGACTCAAGGCCATGGCCATGCAGCCCGAGAGTATCAGAGCGATCGCGGTAGGAATGTCAAACAAGAGAATCAACAGCAGCAGGCTGCCAACCGTGACCGTCAGCAGCGCGAAGTGTTGCAGGCTGGAAAACCCCGGTGCGGACCTGGATGAGGAAACATCACTGTCCTTGTTCATGAACACCCTCGTCTCATTATTGTTGGGTAGTAACTGTCGTTGGATCGTAGCGATTGTCAGGTAGTCACTATTGCCGAGCAGTAACTAATGCTGGGTAGCAACTAACGTCTTGGCGTGTAAAATCGTTAGTTCTAATTAAAATCGATTTAATGGGCTTCAATATGAACTAGCCCTTGGCGTGCGTCAATTGGCGACGTACTGTCAATTGGCGACGTACTGTCAATTGGCGACGTACACTGCAGATGGATTCATGAGAATGGTGATATGACGAAGCCCAAACCTGTTGAGCGGGCCTTGGCTCCCGGCGTGAGTGAGACAGCGGCGAGCCAGGTGTTCGATGAACTCAAGCGAGACCTGATTCGTGGCCGCTTTGCGGCAGGCGAGAAATTGGCCATCAGCGCATTGAAGGCGCAATACGCAGTAGGGCTCAGTCCCTTGCGCGAGGCTCTCAACCGGCTGGCAGCATATGGCCTGCTTGAACAGCACAATCAACGCGGGTTTCGTGTCCCTCCGCTGTCTGCGGGGGAACTGGAAGATATTGCGCGCTTGCGCGTACAACTCGAGTGCATGGCCCTGACCCAGGCCTTCCAGGAGGGAGACGCCGAGTGGGAGTCTCAATTGCTCGCTGCTCAACACCGGCTGTTGCGTGCCGACAAGTCCCCCGAGCAACTGGAAAAATGGGAACAGGCCCATCTGCAGTTTCATCGTACCCTGCTGGCCCCTTGTGGCTCGCACTGGCTGCTGCGCTTCATCGAACAACTGCATGATCAGTTTGATCGCTACCGTCGCCTGGCGCCGGGGAATCCGGCTATCCGTGCACGGCTCGATGCCCAGCATGGAGAGCTGGTGCAGCTTGCTCTCGAGCGGCGAATACAGGATGCCCGCTGGTTGCTGGAAGAGCACATTCGCTTGTCATGGGACGTGGCGCGTGGGGCATGCTGATGCGTTGCGCGTCGGGGAGCCCTGCAAGCATCCGTTGAAGGTATGCCGATACAGACTCAGGTATCGATGCTTCGATAGCCGCACAATCTGTTCTATTCTGGTTCAATGAGTCATACCTGAAATGTTGGCAAGTCTACAGTGTAGTCTTGCCGGGCAGCTATCCACGGTATGAGGCCACGGCGTAGCTTCAGCCACTGCTCTTGTCCTGTTCCAGGGAATCTTCATGAACCGGCTCGTACGTTCTACGCTGCTTGGTAGTCTGCTGCTGATCTCGCTGGCACCTCATCCGAGCCTTGCCCAGGACTCGCGGTCTGATGCAGTGGCAACCCCGCCTGCCAGCAAATCAACCAACCCTTCCCCTGGCTCGACACCACCACAACAGGTGGGCTGGCGCAGTAACTTCTTCGACGAGGTGGATGGGCAGTTGGATATGTCCAACCTGCTCGCCAAAGGGGGATTTATCCCCATGCCGATCGTCATTACCGAGCCCGCTGTGGATGATGGCCTGGGCATGGCGGCGTATTTCGTGCAGAACCCGTCGCCAGGCTCTGATCTGCCGCCGACCCGTACCATTCTTGGGGGAGCGGTGACCGGTAACGGCTCCTGGGGTGGTGGCATCATGCGGTCCGGCTCATTTGCCGGTGGACGCTGGCTCTATGATGTCGCGGCTGCCACGGGGTTGGCTGTGCTCGACTTCCACCCCGGCAACCGGGATCTGGCGCTGCGTTACAACAACGATATCGATTACATTGGTGTAAAGACTCGCTACCGCTTTGGTGATAGTGGTTTCTCGCTGGGGCCCTCGCTGCGCTGGCGACGCAATGACATCAATCTGGATACCGAAGATCAGTTTCCGCGTATCGAGGAACTGGCCGAACGCAAGATTGAACTCGTCTCTCTGGGGGTGGCAGGGCACTTCGACAATCGTGACAATCCTCTCACGCCTACTCGTGGGCTCAATGTGGTCGCTGAGTTCCAGCGTTTCGATGAGGCCATCGGCAGCGATGCTGATTTCAATACCGCCTCGTTGTTCGGTGCCTGGTTCCATTCATGGGACAACTGGACATTCGCTGCCATGGCGGATGCTCAATCAGCCTCCGAGGATGCGCCATTCTTCATGCAGCCGGATATCAATATCCGTGGCCTGGCACGCAATCGCTACACCGGCGACGAGGTATTGTCCTCGGAAATCGAAATCAGACGGCAACTCACGCCTCGCTGGGCGGCAGTCGGCTTTACAGGTTATGGCCGTACCTTCGGCGATGATGGCGCGGATGCCACCACCTGGGGTGGGGGAGTGCGTTACCGTATTGCCCGCAAGCTGGGGCTCGATATCGGGCTTGATTACGCTGTGGGTCCTGAGGAGGAGGTGGCCTACATCCAGTTCGGTCATGCCTGGGGCATGCAGATGGACTAGTTACGCTTGATGTGCAACACCGCATGGCATGCTGATGCACCACCTGTGGTCGTCGTCAGTAATGGTCGACTCAATTGAAGGTCGACTCAATTGAAGGTGCGCCGATACAGGTCCAGATAGCGATTCTTTGATGGTAACAGGTGCTCTCGGCAGAGCTGGCGGAGCTGGGCGCGGTCCTCAGCGCGAATCGCCTCCAGCATGGCCTGATGTTCACGGCGCGCCTGAGCCAGGCTTTCCGTATCGGCAATGGCAATGAAGCGAATGCCATGGGCGCGCTGGGCAAATTCGTTGATGGTCTGGTAAAGGTAAGGATTGCCGGTCGCGGCGAACAGGGTTCGGTGAAAGGCAATGTTGAGATGAAAGACCTGCCGCAGGTCTTGAGCATCCACTGCCGCACTGTACTCGTGGTGAATCGCTTCCAGTTCCTTCAGCCATGCTTCCGCAGCGGGCAGGGGCAGGGCATCGATACCGGCCAGTTCCAGGATCTCGCGCATGGCATAGAGGTTTTCGACTTCTTCGGGCGTCCATGTCTTGACGAAAGCGCCACGGTTCTTGATGCGCTCCACCAGGCCGATATTCTCGAGCTGGAAAAGCGCCTGACGCACCACATGGCGCTTGCCGTTGAAACGTTCGATCAAGTCTTCTTCCACAAGCCTTTCGCGGGGGTGCAGGCGTCCCAGAACGATGTCTTCCTCGACCGCTGCAACGATGTCCTCCACGCCGCAGGCGTTTTCCTCCATCGATGTCGAACGGGCAGTTGCAGATGGATTTCCCATGTTCGCTTCCCCTGCGATGAAATATGTCGTGATGTAATGACGCCAGTCTACCAAGAGCGGTAGCTCATGAGCGAGGGACCCGGCAGCTTGGTTCGGGCCGGCAGGCCCGGAAATCGCAGCCTTCCTCCGCCTGCAGAATCTGCTCCATGAACAGCCTGCGATAGCCGAGCAGGGTGGCATCTTCCTGCAGAGGAGTCTGTTGCTGGCGCCTGGCCTGGAGTTCGTCTTCCGCGACTTCCAGCACCAACTCGCGCGATTCCACATCAAGGCGAATGGTATCGCCGTTGCGCACCAGGCCCAGCGGGCCTCCTTGTGCCGATTCCGGCGATACGTGCAACACGATGGTGCCGGCTGCGGTGCCGCTCATGCGGCCATCGGAAATGCGCACCATGTCCTTGACGCCCTGGGCCGCGAGCTTTTTCGGTATCGGGATATAGCCCGCCTCGGGCATGCCGGGGGCGCCCCTGGGGCCGATATTCTGCAATACCAGGATGTCATTGGCCTGGACGTCGAGGTTCGGGTCGTCGATGCGTTGGGCGAGATCCTCCAGTGAAGTAAACACCACAGCACGTCCGCGGTGACGCATCAACTCGGGACTGGCAGCGGATTGTTTGATGATGGCCCCGGCCGGGGCCAGGTTGCCACGCAGTACGGCGATCCCACCGCGGGCATAGATGGGGTTGTGGCGTGATCGCACCACGGGTTGGTCGACCAGGTGTACCGCTGCATCGATATTCTCGCCCAGAGTGCGACCATTGATGGTCATGGCGTCGAGGTGCAGCAACGGCTTGAGCTCACGCAGCAGAGTGGGCAGACCACCGGCGCGGTGCAGGTCTTCCATGTAGTGCTCGCCGGAGGGTTTCAGGTCGACCAGTACGGGAGTTTCATGGCTCATGCGGTCGAAGGCATCAAGGTCGATATCGATGCCCAGCCGGCCGGCAATGGCGGTCAGGTGGATCAAGCCATTGGTCGAACCGCCCAGTGCCAGTAGTACTCTCAAAGCATTCTCGAAAGCGTCTGGCGTCAGGATCTGGTCTGGGGTTACGCCGGCACGTGCCAGAGCCACGGCGAGACTCCCGGAGTCCTCCGCGACTCGCAGGCGGTCGGCAAACACGGCTGGAGCCGTGGCGCTTCCCGGCAGCATGATACCGAGGGTCTCGGCAAGACAGGCCATGGTGCTGGCGGTTCCCATCACCGAGCAGGTGCCGACAGTCGGTACCAGCTTGTCATTGACCTCGGCGATCTCGGCTTCGTCGATATCCTCGCCACGGTACATGGCCCAGTAGCGACGACAGTCGGTACAGGCGCCCACGCGAGTGCCTCGATGCGAACCGGTCAGCATCGGGCCGGTCACTACCTGAACGGTGGGAATACCGGCACTGGCAGCGGCCATCAACTGGGCGGGTACGGTCTTGTCGCAGCCTCCGATCAACACCACTGCATCCATGGGTTGGGCACGAATCATCTCTTCGGTATCCATCGCCATCAGATTGCGCAGGTACATGCTGGTGGGGTGGGCGAAGGACTCATGCAGAGTAATGGTCGGGAAATCCACCGGCAGGCCGCCCGCCAGCATGACGCCGCGCTTGATGCTCTCCACCAGCCCAGGAACGTTGCCGTGGCAGGCATTGTATCCACTGTAGGTGTTGGCAATGCCGATGACAGGGCGTGACAGCGCATCATCGGTGTAGCCCATGCCCTTGATGAAAGCCTTGCGCAGAAACAACGAGAAGGCCGCATCGCCGTAATTGGTCAAGCGGTTGGACATGCCATGACCTTGATGGCCTGTGCTGTCTCCCTTGCGCTGTTGCTGGTCATCGCTCATCGCAGATTCCTCGCTGGTCACATGGTTTGTTGTATTTGGCAGGGCCTGTCTTCAGCAGTGCTTGTTGCTGGCCAATTCGATTGCCTCTGCACTGGATGCTAGGTGTCGATTATATGTTTGACAAGATTATTGACAATTTTATTGTCGATCTACTAGCTTGATTCCGGCAAGTGCGATCCCTGCCTGCAGCCATGCTGTAGCGCAGCACAACGACAACAGCACTGGAGATCAACTCTCATGATCAAGCGTGGAGCAAGCGCCGCCGTTCTCGTATCCGGCCTGCTGGTGGCCGGTCTGGCCCAGGCCGAGTATTCGGCTGGCGATGAAATCAAGGTACTGCAGGGTTTCAAGGCTGGTGGTGGCAGTGATGCCCTGGCGCAGTTGACACAGCCGTTCCTCAGCGAAGTGCTGGACGCGGACTTCGTCAACGAGTACCTGCCCGGGGCCACCGGAGCCATTGCCTGGACCAGGCTGGCCAAGCAGTCTCAGGCCGATGGCACCGTGATCAGCATCACCAATACCCCGATGCTGATGACCAACTACATCATGAATGACGCCATCACCTACTCGGTGGACGAGATGACGCCCATTGCCAATGTGGTGACGGATCCGGGCATCATCGTGGTACCCGCCGACAGCCCCTACCAGACGGTGGAAGACTTCCTTGCCGCTGCCAAGGCCAGCCCTGGCACTATCACGGTGGGCAATTCCGGCGTCGGTGGTGATGATTTCTTCTCCACCATCCAGATAGAACAAGCCACAGGACTGTCCTTCCAGAAGGTGCCTTTCCAGGGGGATGGACCTTCGGCTACTGCCGCCATGGGCGGGCAGGTCGATGCCAGCTTCAACAATCTCGGCAATGTCTACAGCCATATCGAGGCGGGGAGCCTGCGTGCTCTGGCGGTGTTCTCCGAAGAGCGGCTGGAAATGCTGCCCGATGTACCGACCATGACCGAGAAGGGGGTGGATGTCGTGGCCGGCTCGTCTCGGGGTTACAGCGCTCCGGCGGATATCCCGGAAGAGGCCCGCGAGCAGCTGATAGCCGCCTTCGAGTCGCTGAAGGACAACGAGAAGTTCCAGCAGACTGCACGTGACCGGGCCCTCAACCTGGATATTCGCACCGGGGATGAC carries:
- a CDS encoding Bug family tripartite tricarboxylate transporter substrate binding protein is translated as MKRHYKTTLAMFLTSLSLGASTAAMAADEAYPDKAVEFIVPWSPGGGSDTLMRLVANYAETYLGQPMPVINMPGVSGTTGLKELTKRDADGYTVGQVHEGLMVAHHTGLTPNNWDDFTPIAAVTQSPQYLTVKGDAPYSTYQEFVDYAKEHPGEVRFGVTLGGVPHVHAAMMEDAEGLQFRYVGFEGTGDRIRALVGGHIDAAIGDISSSGEFVKNGDLRFLAVGSEERQEEMPDVPTFAELGHPELKLNIIRGIIAPKGIAEDRVAVLADAFKAMSEDEDFIKGVNSAGASVVYQGPEEFSDYLQQTDATFKRLAGKLAR
- a CDS encoding chromate transporter — translated: MIYWQLFLAFFIPNIIGYGGGPAIIPLIENEVVATYGWMTHPQFAETLALGNALPSPIATKIAGYIGYDVAGIGGAAIAIFATVAPSLILMIVALGVLYRYRDSVKVKSMSQWVRPVVMILMAYLTWNFLEESLATSGFIHTLIIAAVAALLLMKTKVHPALVVGFGLTYGALLLG
- a CDS encoding chromate transporter, which translates into the protein MSVQIQLFLAFFRIGIFGFGGGPSMIPLVHQEAVKRYQWMDDGDFADVLAIGNTLPGPIATKMAGYIGYRVGGTLGAINAVVAVTVPLALTMIALLGLYRRYGDQSWVRGMGQGVIPVVMIMMVQLTLDFFNKSRVSLGWMMTLIIGLVAGGLIYGLGLHPGLVIGILLIAALLRPEKLPWEGKVKSGSGSEAKAKERAQ
- a CDS encoding gamma-glutamyltransferase family protein — its product is MTSPSRHPYPDATPYPSRRSPTYSRHGMVAASQPQAAQIGRDILAQGGNAVDAAIATAAALTIVEPTGCGIGGDAFALVWIASDNQGNGELHGLNASGVAPQALTRDAVRAAGHEQMPLHGWTPVTVPGTPSAWAELSRRFGKLDFASLLKPAIRLAREGFPVSPVIASLWQRDTETFKRQLEQGPATAPWFDTFTIEGTAPQAGEWFRCEDQAKTLEAIAATQAESFYRGELAEKIDAFSRQTGGYLRKEDLAAYQPEWVTPINARYRDVDVWEIPPNGQGLVALMALRLLDGFPPSHRDDPELLHHQLEAMKLAYTDGKAHITQADHMTYSVEQLLSERYTEERRALIGETAITPEPGKPAAGGTVYLATADSDGNMVSFIQSNYHGFGSGIVVPGTGIALQNRGHDFSLDEAHDNVLQPGKKTFHTIIPGFLTRGGKALGPFGVMGGFMQPQGHVQVVMNLVDFGLNPQAALDAPRWQWMGDKTIGIEHGYPTALVRAMSARGHNMQVAHDSRSYGRGQVILRDPETGIYCGGTEPRTDAAIAVL
- the nhaC gene encoding Na+/H+ antiporter NhaC; the encoded protein is MNKDSDVSSSRSAPGFSSLQHFALLTVTVGSLLLLILLFDIPTAIALILSGCMAMALSLLWGIPWSRLEKDLLSGIQAMLIPILILMCVGMMVGVWILSGTIPAMVTLGLESLSPAWFLVAACLSCSLMSVMAGTSWGTLSTIGIALMGVAQGIGIPPAYAAGAIITGTFFGDKLSPLSDTTVMASAVCGVNIASHIRHMLYSTLPAYLIALAVYAWLGHGVSVSATGTPEQTQIIIATLGEHFSANPLTFLPPLVVFGCILLKKPVLPAFVIGILSAAVIAVVLQGATLADIGQAMDSGYNAKTGVAMVDEMLSRGGLQAMMSTVAVLIAAALLGAPFKSAGTLDAAIAMLNRKHASRRQVLGSAMGLHSLAFLLTGSYYVTFSLLGPLLRPLVENTGTPAKNLSRILEDTGTTLSPLVPWGVTGAFTAATLGVATAEFLPYAILCYGAIIFSLLFVITGLGLGHERKPSHPQRTSERAPERTLERTLEQRPDPGR
- a CDS encoding GntR family transcriptional regulator, translating into MTKPKPVERALAPGVSETAASQVFDELKRDLIRGRFAAGEKLAISALKAQYAVGLSPLREALNRLAAYGLLEQHNQRGFRVPPLSAGELEDIARLRVQLECMALTQAFQEGDAEWESQLLAAQHRLLRADKSPEQLEKWEQAHLQFHRTLLAPCGSHWLLRFIEQLHDQFDRYRRLAPGNPAIRARLDAQHGELVQLALERRIQDARWLLEEHIRLSWDVARGAC
- a CDS encoding BamA/TamA family outer membrane protein codes for the protein MNRLVRSTLLGSLLLISLAPHPSLAQDSRSDAVATPPASKSTNPSPGSTPPQQVGWRSNFFDEVDGQLDMSNLLAKGGFIPMPIVITEPAVDDGLGMAAYFVQNPSPGSDLPPTRTILGGAVTGNGSWGGGIMRSGSFAGGRWLYDVAAATGLAVLDFHPGNRDLALRYNNDIDYIGVKTRYRFGDSGFSLGPSLRWRRNDINLDTEDQFPRIEELAERKIELVSLGVAGHFDNRDNPLTPTRGLNVVAEFQRFDEAIGSDADFNTASLFGAWFHSWDNWTFAAMADAQSASEDAPFFMQPDINIRGLARNRYTGDEVLSSEIEIRRQLTPRWAAVGFTGYGRTFGDDGADATTWGGGVRYRIARKLGLDIGLDYAVGPEEEVAYIQFGHAWGMQMD
- a CDS encoding GntR family transcriptional regulator — protein: MGNPSATARSTSMEENACGVEDIVAAVEEDIVLGRLHPRERLVEEDLIERFNGKRHVVRQALFQLENIGLVERIKNRGAFVKTWTPEEVENLYAMREILELAGIDALPLPAAEAWLKELEAIHHEYSAAVDAQDLRQVFHLNIAFHRTLFAATGNPYLYQTINEFAQRAHGIRFIAIADTESLAQARREHQAMLEAIRAEDRAQLRQLCREHLLPSKNRYLDLYRRTFN
- a CDS encoding IlvD/Edd family dehydratase, with protein sequence MSDDQQQRKGDSTGHQGHGMSNRLTNYGDAAFSLFLRKAFIKGMGYTDDALSRPVIGIANTYSGYNACHGNVPGLVESIKRGVMLAGGLPVDFPTITLHESFAHPTSMYLRNLMAMDTEEMIRAQPMDAVVLIGGCDKTVPAQLMAAASAGIPTVQVVTGPMLTGSHRGTRVGACTDCRRYWAMYRGEDIDEAEIAEVNDKLVPTVGTCSVMGTASTMACLAETLGIMLPGSATAPAVFADRLRVAEDSGSLAVALARAGVTPDQILTPDAFENALRVLLALGGSTNGLIHLTAIAGRLGIDIDLDAFDRMSHETPVLVDLKPSGEHYMEDLHRAGGLPTLLRELKPLLHLDAMTINGRTLGENIDAAVHLVDQPVVRSRHNPIYARGGIAVLRGNLAPAGAIIKQSAASPELMRHRGRAVVFTSLEDLAQRIDDPNLDVQANDILVLQNIGPRGAPGMPEAGYIPIPKKLAAQGVKDMVRISDGRMSGTAAGTIVLHVSPESAQGGPLGLVRNGDTIRLDVESRELVLEVAEDELQARRQQQTPLQEDATLLGYRRLFMEQILQAEEGCDFRACRPEPSCRVPRS
- a CDS encoding tripartite tricarboxylate transporter substrate binding protein; the protein is MIKRGASAAVLVSGLLVAGLAQAEYSAGDEIKVLQGFKAGGGSDALAQLTQPFLSEVLDADFVNEYLPGATGAIAWTRLAKQSQADGTVISITNTPMLMTNYIMNDAITYSVDEMTPIANVVTDPGIIVVPADSPYQTVEDFLAAAKASPGTITVGNSGVGGDDFFSTIQIEQATGLSFQKVPFQGDGPSATAAMGGQVDASFNNLGNVYSHIEAGSLRALAVFSEERLEMLPDVPTMTEKGVDVVAGSSRGYSAPADIPEEAREQLIAAFESLKDNEKFQQTARDRALNLDIRTGDDYRQMIKDMETQYEQIWDEVKDQVNG